In 'Nostoc azollae' 0708, the following are encoded in one genomic region:
- a CDS encoding GAF domain-containing sensor histidine kinase, translating into MLSSPDLSFSRTLPLSVFNRLGELLQQMAQAVGTAALMLTEAVLQRMPIPAEWERQRFTLVISEQFSALLLGNIEAGEQETRGLEKPENPSINTSLTFNPDEIASFISEVINLFDCNSCIYQNIARYQQVIAPNDAKLQSKLTLLLLEYMLPIISNEVTVSSTITPGEAYSYQGVEDALNKQIAQERLLNEVTSQIRKSLDLPIIMKTAITQIREFMVLDRLVIYKFASAQVKSQYSSFNDQYLPNSQHLPQNYQNYQGCIVYESLSTDDIPSVLNYQEETCLMRTSLCWEKYRQGFVLAVDDIEKTYPLEECLLNFLRRSKVHAKLVAPIIFEEKLWGLLIAHQCNAPREWTESEKSLLTSVTKQLAITIHQTELMASLTKQKQTLEQRVIERTMALQEALLAAEAANRLRSEFLATISHELLTPLTYVIGMSSTLLLWPLGELSKRQRDYLQTIHDSGEHLLEMINDILDLSQVEAGRTVLNITDFSLVKSAQNTLDSLLEKARSEKVTLKLDLQINPSHDSFTGDSTRVEQILWNLLTNAIKFTPEGGNVTLRLWVEDATAIFQVEDTGIGIPEEQLPLLFEKFQQLDTPYRRRYEGTGVGLALTKQLVELHRGRIEVESTVGIGSIFTVWIPNQLK; encoded by the coding sequence ATGCTTAGTTCTCCCGATTTGAGCTTTTCTCGAACCTTGCCTCTGAGTGTATTTAATCGGCTTGGGGAATTGTTGCAGCAGATGGCTCAAGCAGTGGGTACTGCCGCTTTGATGCTAACAGAAGCTGTGTTGCAGCGAATGCCCATTCCCGCTGAATGGGAAAGGCAACGGTTTACGCTGGTAATTTCTGAACAATTTAGTGCGCTGCTGTTGGGAAATATAGAAGCAGGGGAACAGGAGACTAGGGGACTAGAAAAGCCAGAGAATCCCTCGATAAATACTAGTTTGACATTTAATCCAGATGAGATCGCTTCTTTTATCTCAGAAGTCATAAATTTGTTTGACTGCAATTCTTGCATTTATCAAAACATCGCTCGATATCAACAAGTTATCGCCCCTAATGATGCTAAACTGCAAAGTAAACTTACCCTGTTATTATTAGAATATATGCTACCCATTATTAGTAATGAGGTAACAGTATCTTCAACTATAACTCCTGGTGAAGCTTATAGTTATCAAGGAGTAGAAGACGCTCTAAATAAGCAAATTGCTCAAGAACGACTGTTAAATGAAGTAACAAGCCAAATCCGTAAAAGCTTGGATTTGCCAATCATCATGAAAACGGCAATTACCCAAATACGTGAGTTTATGGTATTAGATAGATTAGTAATTTATAAATTTGCATCGGCTCAAGTTAAGAGTCAATACTCATCATTCAATGACCAATATTTACCTAACTCTCAACATTTACCACAAAATTATCAAAATTACCAGGGTTGTATAGTTTATGAATCTCTGAGCACAGATGATATTCCCTCAGTATTAAATTATCAAGAAGAAACTTGTTTGATGCGAACTTCCTTGTGTTGGGAGAAATACCGTCAAGGTTTTGTTTTAGCTGTGGATGATATAGAAAAAACATATCCTTTGGAAGAATGTTTATTGAATTTCCTAAGAAGAAGTAAAGTCCATGCGAAATTAGTAGCACCGATAATTTTTGAAGAAAAACTGTGGGGATTATTAATTGCTCATCAATGTAATGCTCCCCGTGAATGGACTGAAAGCGAAAAAAGTTTGCTAACTTCAGTTACCAAACAGTTAGCGATCACAATTCATCAAACAGAGTTAATGGCATCTCTTACTAAACAAAAACAAACCCTAGAACAACGGGTTATTGAACGCACAATGGCACTGCAAGAAGCCTTACTAGCAGCGGAAGCAGCCAATCGTCTCCGAAGTGAATTTCTTGCTACCATCAGCCATGAATTATTAACTCCTTTAACCTATGTAATTGGGATGTCTTCAACATTATTGCTTTGGCCTTTAGGCGAATTAAGCAAACGACAACGGGATTATTTACAAACCATCCATGACAGTGGAGAACATTTATTAGAAATGATTAATGACATTCTGGATTTATCACAAGTTGAAGCTGGTAGGACAGTATTAAATATTACCGATTTTTCCTTAGTTAAATCAGCACAAAACACTTTAGATTCTCTCTTAGAAAAAGCCAGAAGCGAAAAAGTAACACTTAAATTAGACTTGCAAATTAATCCCTCACATGATAGCTTTACCGGCGATTCTACAAGAGTAGAACAAATTCTCTGGAATTTATTAACAAATGCAATCAAATTCACTCCCGAAGGTGGTAATGTCACCTTACGTTTGTGGGTAGAAGATGCAACCGCCATTTTTCAAGTAGAAGATACTGGTATTGGTATTCCAGAAGAACAATTACCACTTTTGTTTGAGAAATTTCAACAACTTGACACACCCTACCGTCGTCGCTACGAAGGTACAGGAGTTGGTTTGGCTTTAACCAAACAACTTGTAGAATTACATCGAGGTCGAATTGAAGTAGAATCTACCGTAGGTATAGGTTCTATTTTTACTGTTTGGATACCTAATCAATTAAAGTAA
- a CDS encoding DUF952 domain-containing protein translates to MLFIDSEKLQSEVRHEAAEVSELFPHIYGAAL, encoded by the coding sequence TTGCTGTTTATAGATTCGGAAAAGTTGCAATCAGAAGTTCGTCATGAAGCTGCTGAAGTAAGTGAACTATTTCCACACATTTATGGCGCGGCGCTTTGA
- a CDS encoding DUF952 domain-containing protein: MIHITESQKCQQAKMFESYLCSTLETEGFIHYSLASQAVKVANDFCHNQ; encoded by the coding sequence ATGATCCATATCACCGAAAGCCAAAAATGCCAACAAGCAAAAATGTTTGAAAGCTATCTTTGTAGCACCTTAGAGACTGAAGGATTTATTCATTACTCCCTAGCATCACAAGCTGTTAAAGTGGCAAATGATTTCTGTCACAATCAATAG
- a CDS encoding transposase family protein, translating into MTSREGVSISLVDLRQKPIFEILGLLFDLWRTKANNTFNYWVEILREILPSSQIEEANKYEQEYQELWEGLTEYPLLIDSVQ; encoded by the coding sequence ATGACCTCAAGGGAGGGAGTATCTATATCCCTAGTGGACCTGAGACAGAAGCCAATATTTGAAATCCTAGGATTATTGTTTGATCTATGGAGGACAAAAGCAAATAACACATTTAATTATTGGGTAGAAATCCTGAGGGAAATTTTACCTTCTTCCCAAATAGAAGAAGCAAACAAATATGAGCAGGAATATCAAGAATTATGGGAAGGACTCACTGAGTATCCATTACTAATAGATAGTGTACAATAA
- a CDS encoding DUF4159 domain-containing protein has protein sequence MLFPDLNELDLRYRSQAKARPQVVVSIATAFNMSDHNYQKISDFIQSVERLYPTLQGTAPVGQIDLQINPIEYHLVHLIGWQLLNLEQQQLDTCNEYLQTGGVILIEVPTNGSILTEDIKNLIAYHFEIPLQSWQELSRNHPLRTKPFLFAGLPHIDEELLRISNAGGIILVEGELSAAWGLDDNLTLDRNDIRTAQELGIDFLHFALQRRQMTQLIIHN, from the coding sequence TTGTTATTCCCTGATCTTAACGAGTTGGATTTGCGCTATCGTTCTCAGGCTAAAGCCAGACCACAGGTGGTAGTGAGTATTGCTACTGCTTTCAATATGAGCGATCACAACTATCAGAAAATTTCCGATTTTATCCAATCTGTAGAAAGACTTTATCCAACTTTACAGGGAACAGCACCAGTTGGACAGATAGATTTACAAATAAACCCCATAGAATATCACTTAGTACATCTCATTGGTTGGCAGCTATTAAATCTAGAACAACAACAACTAGATACTTGCAATGAATACTTACAAACAGGTGGCGTAATTCTCATTGAAGTTCCCACCAATGGTTCTATCTTAACAGAAGATATCAAAAATCTAATTGCATACCACTTTGAGATTCCCTTACAATCTTGGCAGGAACTGAGCCGTAATCATCCCTTAAGAACAAAACCTTTTTTATTCGCAGGACTTCCCCACATAGATGAAGAACTTCTTCGCATTTCAAATGCAGGAGGAATTATTTTGGTAGAAGGTGAATTATCAGCAGCGTGGGGATTAGATGATAATTTGACACTTGATCGCAATGATATTCGCACAGCCCAAGAATTAGGCATTGATTTTCTCCATTTTGCCCTGCAACGCCGACAAATGACACAGTTAATAATTCATAATTAA
- a CDS encoding transposase family protein, which yields MRAEKYYAVKEEIHTLKNQFIVLPGGKDIVDISIGQLGKISDITLFINNRQNLDAKERFLGEKAYIGEEFVTTHYKKPKKAGPSEI from the coding sequence ATAAGAGCAGAAAAATATTATGCAGTCAAGGAGGAAATACACACTCTAAAAAATCAATTTATAGTATTGCCAGGAGGTAAGGATATAGTTGATATTTCTATTGGACAATTAGGTAAGATAAGTGATATTACACTATTTATAAATAATCGCCAAAACCTAGATGCCAAAGAAAGATTTTTGGGAGAGAAAGCTTATATAGGAGAAGAATTTGTTACTACACATTATAAGAAGCCTAAAAAAGCCGGACCTTCAGAGATTTAA
- the cobN gene encoding cobaltochelatase subunit CobN produces MHRINATPGEWNQSEGLIFLEQTPAPFVFITAADTDVQTLAAAVPKLPTQFPALRVANLLQLQQQISIDTYGEQVLELAQVIVLRLLGGHSYWAYGLEVVQEIVQRQSTTLIVMPGDDALDPDLISHSTISIEIVNQVWQYFKEGGIENFLNALQFIADKCLDTKFNPPLPQTIPRVGLYEGLGTGDWGLGTRETSSKGEIVSIPNHQLPISNYPLPKVGILFYRAHYLAGNTKVIDALCTALVQRNLQPVAVFVSSLREPGVCEGLYDLFQPQDSQYIDLLLNTTSFSLARLETETPEIELWQKLDVPVFQVILSGGFREQWDVGLQGLTPRDMAMNVALPEVDGRIITRAVSFKTLQTRNNDLETDVVVYEPVSDRIEFVAQLAANWVKLRQKPPQQRRICLILANYPNTNGRLANGVGLDTPASCLEILKALKLASYKVDNIPADGDELIQRLTYGVTNDPEGRDWKPIQQSLSVEEYQEYFSTLPETVQQGITKRWGLGNSQSPIPILGIKFGNVFVGIQPSRGYDIDPSLNYHAPDLEPTHDYLAFYYWVRESFGSDAIIHVGKHGNLEWLPGKSVALSDTCYPEVAFGAMPHLYPFIVNDPGEGSQAKRRAQAVIIDHLTPPMTRADLYGGLQQVENLIDEYYEAESLDPNRMPAIRNRIQELVIKENLYKDLGITDEKDIFNFETLILNSLDGYLCELKEAQIRDGLHIFGQTPQGTQLRDLIVAIARIPNRHSIGITRAIAQEWGLDIDPLSTDLSTPFTPSPTLSAPLHLSVRLKSCRTHGDIVELLEEQAADLVEQIINSQSPIPSPQSPVLKWITLQLLPALEKTKEEITNLLRALDGKYVPSAASGAPTRGRPEVLPTGKNFYAVDIRAIPTETAWDIGRKAAETLIETYTQEHGEYPKTLGLSVWGTATMRTGGDDIAEALALLGVRPVWDGAARRVVDFEILPVSILGRPRVDVTLRISGFFRDAFPNLIDLFSQAVAAVANLDEPAENNPLAVAVQKETELWTDQGLSLETAKERSLYRVFGSQPGAYGAGLQGLIASQNWQTDQDLAQAYINWSSYAYSSKQGTGNKEPGTESNNTVTCHLSPVTSPEVFQQRLKEMQIVLQNQDNREHDILDSDDYYQFQGGLTAAVRSLQGKNPETYFGDNSNTSKPKVRHLKEEITRVYRSRVVNPKWISGVMRHGYKGAFEMAATVDFLFAYDATAQCVEDHIYQGVVQAYLEDPVVCEFIQAKNPWALRDIAERLLEAHQRGLWQDANSKTLDNLRNLVHQAEAAVEEQ; encoded by the coding sequence ATGCATCGTATCAATGCCACACCAGGTGAATGGAATCAGTCAGAAGGTTTAATTTTCCTAGAACAAACTCCAGCCCCTTTTGTGTTTATTACTGCGGCTGACACCGACGTTCAAACCCTAGCAGCAGCAGTCCCAAAATTACCTACACAATTTCCTGCCCTCAGAGTCGCCAACCTGTTGCAATTACAGCAACAAATAAGTATAGATACTTATGGTGAACAAGTTTTAGAACTTGCCCAAGTCATTGTGCTGCGTCTGTTAGGAGGACATTCTTATTGGGCTTATGGTTTAGAAGTCGTGCAGGAGATTGTACAACGTCAGAGTACAACCTTAATTGTAATGCCAGGAGACGACGCTCTTGATCCCGATTTAATTTCTCATTCCACTATTTCCATAGAAATTGTTAATCAAGTGTGGCAATACTTTAAAGAAGGTGGTATTGAAAACTTCCTCAATGCCCTCCAATTTATTGCTGATAAATGCCTTGATACTAAATTTAATCCTCCACTACCACAGACTATTCCCCGTGTGGGCTTGTATGAGGGACTGGGGACCGGGGACTGGGGACTGGGGACTAGGGAAACCAGCAGTAAAGGAGAAATTGTTTCCATTCCCAATCACCAATTACCCATTAGCAATTACCCATTACCCAAAGTTGGTATTTTATTTTATCGCGCTCATTATTTAGCGGGAAATACCAAGGTAATTGATGCTTTATGTACTGCTTTAGTACAAAGAAACTTACAGCCTGTGGCAGTATTTGTTTCTTCCTTGCGTGAACCTGGTGTTTGTGAAGGATTATATGACTTATTTCAACCTCAAGATTCTCAGTATATTGATTTGTTATTGAATACTACCAGTTTTTCCTTAGCGCGGTTAGAAACGGAAACACCTGAAATTGAACTTTGGCAAAAATTAGATGTACCAGTTTTCCAGGTAATTCTGAGTGGTGGTTTTCGAGAACAATGGGATGTAGGGTTACAAGGTTTGACTCCCCGTGATATGGCCATGAATGTGGCATTACCAGAAGTAGACGGGCGAATTATTACCCGTGCTGTCTCCTTTAAAACCTTACAAACTCGGAACAATGACTTAGAAACGGATGTGGTAGTTTATGAACCAGTGAGCGATCGCATTGAATTTGTCGCTCAACTAGCAGCTAACTGGGTAAAACTCCGCCAAAAACCACCCCAGCAACGGCGCATATGCTTAATTTTAGCCAATTATCCCAACACCAATGGACGTTTAGCTAATGGTGTCGGTTTAGATACTCCCGCGAGTTGTCTGGAAATCCTCAAAGCTTTAAAATTAGCCAGCTATAAAGTAGATAATATCCCCGCAGACGGTGATGAATTAATTCAACGTTTAACATATGGTGTAACAAATGATCCAGAAGGAAGAGACTGGAAACCAATACAGCAAAGTCTTTCTGTGGAGGAATATCAAGAATATTTTTCTACCTTACCCGAAACTGTACAACAAGGAATTACTAAACGTTGGGGACTAGGAAATAGCCAATCACCCATTCCCATTTTAGGAATTAAATTTGGTAATGTCTTTGTAGGTATTCAACCTTCTAGGGGTTATGATATTGACCCAAGTTTAAATTATCATGCACCAGATTTAGAACCAACCCATGATTATTTAGCTTTTTATTATTGGGTAAGAGAAAGCTTTGGTAGTGATGCCATTATTCATGTTGGTAAACATGGAAATTTAGAATGGCTTCCGGGTAAAAGTGTAGCTTTATCTGATACCTGCTATCCCGAAGTAGCATTTGGGGCGATGCCTCATTTATATCCATTTATAGTCAATGATCCCGGAGAAGGTTCACAGGCTAAAAGACGCGCCCAAGCGGTAATTATTGATCATCTTACACCCCCCATGACCAGGGCTGATTTATATGGGGGATTGCAACAAGTAGAAAATTTAATTGATGAATATTACGAAGCTGAAAGTTTAGATCCTAATAGAATGCCAGCAATCCGCAATCGCATTCAAGAACTAGTCATCAAAGAAAATCTCTACAAAGACTTAGGCATCACCGACGAAAAAGATATTTTCAACTTTGAAACCTTAATTTTAAACTCCCTCGACGGCTATCTGTGTGAACTCAAAGAAGCCCAAATCCGCGACGGACTACACATATTTGGACAAACCCCCCAAGGAACACAACTGCGAGATTTAATAGTAGCGATCGCTCGGATCCCCAACCGTCATTCTATCGGCATTACCCGTGCGATCGCTCAAGAATGGGGCTTAGATATAGACCCCCTCTCAACAGACCTTAGCACCCCTTTCACCCCTTCTCCAACCCTCTCTGCACCGCTGCATCTCTCCGTAAGATTAAAATCTTGCCGTACACACGGCGACATCGTAGAACTCCTAGAAGAACAAGCCGCGGATTTAGTTGAACAAATCATCAATTCCCAGTCCCCAATCCCCAGTCCCCAGTCCCCAGTTCTTAAGTGGATCACCTTACAACTCCTTCCCGCACTAGAAAAAACAAAAGAAGAAATCACCAACCTCTTACGAGCATTGGACGGTAAATATGTCCCCAGCGCCGCATCCGGCGCACCCACACGCGGCCGTCCTGAAGTTCTCCCCACCGGCAAAAACTTTTATGCTGTTGATATTCGTGCCATACCCACAGAAACCGCCTGGGACATTGGCAGAAAAGCGGCAGAAACCCTAATTGAAACCTATACTCAAGAACATGGAGAATATCCCAAAACCCTGGGATTATCCGTTTGGGGGACTGCTACCATGCGGACTGGGGGTGATGATATCGCCGAAGCCTTGGCTTTACTTGGTGTACGACCTGTGTGGGATGGTGCAGCACGGCGAGTAGTGGATTTTGAAATCTTGCCCGTATCTATTTTGGGTCGTCCCCGTGTTGATGTTACCTTAAGAATTTCGGGATTTTTCCGGGATGCTTTCCCCAACTTAATAGATTTATTTTCCCAAGCAGTCGCTGCAGTTGCTAACTTAGATGAACCAGCAGAAAACAACCCTCTAGCAGTTGCAGTACAAAAAGAAACCGAATTATGGACTGACCAAGGTTTATCTTTAGAAACAGCAAAAGAGCGATCACTATATCGTGTTTTTGGTTCTCAACCAGGCGCTTACGGTGCCGGACTCCAAGGTTTAATCGCCTCTCAAAACTGGCAAACAGACCAAGATTTAGCCCAAGCTTACATCAATTGGAGTAGTTACGCCTATTCTTCAAAACAGGGAACAGGGAATAAGGAACCAGGAACAGAAAGCAATAATACTGTCACCTGTCACCTATCACCTGTTACCTCTCCCGAAGTTTTCCAGCAACGGTTGAAGGAAATGCAAATTGTCCTGCAAAACCAAGACAACCGTGAACATGACATTCTTGATTCTGACGACTATTATCAATTTCAGGGTGGTTTAACAGCAGCGGTGCGTTCTCTCCAAGGAAAAAATCCCGAAACCTATTTTGGCGATAACTCCAACACATCCAAGCCTAAAGTCCGCCACCTGAAAGAGGAAATTACCAGGGTCTACCGTTCTCGTGTAGTTAATCCTAAATGGATATCGGGAGTGATGCGTCACGGTTACAAGGGTGCATTTGAAATGGCTGCAACGGTAGATTTTTTATTCGCCTACGATGCTACCGCCCAATGTGTAGAAGACCATATTTATCAGGGTGTTGTCCAAGCTTATTTAGAAGATCCTGTTGTTTGCGAATTCATCCAAGCCAAGAACCCCTGGGCGCTACGTGATATAGCAGAAAGACTCCTAGAAGCCCATCAAAGAGGATTATGGCAAGATGCCAATTCAAAGACACTGGACAATCTACGCAACCTAGTCCATCAAGCAGAAGCAGCAGTCGAAGAACAATAA
- a CDS encoding N-acetylmannosamine-6-phosphate 2-epimerase has protein sequence MTHLPKGLIVSCQAPINSPLDDPYIIAAMAEAAVNNGAVSVRINTPNHIKAVRAKVQVPIIGLWKQVITGSHVYITPQFHHAVAVAEAGADIIAIDATTRNRPGDEKLPDIINNIHQQLGKPVMADVDTYEAAKLAVEAGVDIVGTTLLGYTSETKSFAPPGWELLTQIIENLNIFVICEGGISSPEMAKKALELGSDAVVVGTAITGIDLLVRAYNHNIANFYGKSTI, from the coding sequence ATGACGCATTTACCCAAAGGCTTAATTGTTTCCTGTCAAGCACCTATAAATTCACCTTTGGATGATCCTTATATCATAGCTGCAATGGCAGAAGCTGCTGTGAATAATGGTGCAGTATCCGTGCGAATTAATACCCCAAATCATATTAAAGCTGTGAGAGCAAAAGTACAAGTACCAATAATTGGACTTTGGAAACAAGTAATAACAGGTTCACATGTCTACATTACCCCACAGTTCCATCATGCTGTCGCAGTTGCTGAAGCAGGAGCAGATATTATTGCTATAGATGCGACTACTAGAAATCGTCCTGGTGATGAAAAATTACCAGATATCATTAATAATATTCATCAGCAATTAGGTAAGCCAGTAATGGCAGATGTAGATACTTATGAAGCAGCAAAATTAGCCGTAGAAGCTGGTGTAGATATTGTTGGCACAACTCTTCTTGGCTACACTTCGGAAACCAAAAGTTTTGCACCTCCTGGTTGGGAATTGCTAACTCAGATCATAGAAAACTTAAATATTTTTGTAATCTGTGAAGGTGGTATTTCTTCACCAGAAATGGCAAAAAAAGCGTTAGAATTAGGCAGTGATGCTGTGGTAGTTGGTACTGCAATTACTGGTATTGATTTATTAGTTCGAGCTTATAATCATAACATTGCCAATTTTTATGGAAAATCGACAATATGA
- a CDS encoding DUF4089 domain-containing protein — MNNQEIDIDEYIEQISLLLNLEIKDEYRNEMIADFEKLISIAKIVNNCPLPEEIEIAPVFEP, encoded by the coding sequence ATGAATAATCAAGAGATTGATATAGATGAATATATTGAGCAGATCTCATTGTTACTGAATTTAGAAATAAAAGATGAGTATCGAAATGAAATGATAGCAGATTTTGAAAAACTCATATCCATAGCAAAAATAGTTAATAATTGTCCTTTACCAGAAGAAATTGAAATCGCACCAGTTTTTGAACCATAG